A window of Mercenaria mercenaria strain notata chromosome 16, MADL_Memer_1, whole genome shotgun sequence contains these coding sequences:
- the LOC128549716 gene encoding uncharacterized protein LOC128549716 isoform X2 has protein sequence MFGNVKSRAKEKYDNNKKAGGGPAISLSPTEELVINHLLLNNKSQMTGLEGGVDFLIPSSTNQVSQLLPQSKHVTAANTNKETTCITVQEEFEGDNIIDR, from the exons ATGTTTGGAAATGTCAAAAGCAGAG CAAAAGAAAAGTATGACAATAACAAAAAGGCTGGGGGTGGTCCAGCAATTAGCCTAAGCCCAACAGAAGAGCTTGTTATAAACCACTTACTGCTGAACAACAAGTCTCAAATGACTGGGCTGGAGGGTGGTGTAGACTTCCTTATAC CCTCTTCAACAAATCAAGTTTCACAGCTGCTTCCACAAAGTAAACATGTGACTGCTGCAAACACTAACAAGGAAACAACATGTATAACAGTTCAGGAAGAGTTTGAAGGTGATAACATAATTGACAGGTAA
- the LOC128549716 gene encoding uncharacterized protein LOC128549716 isoform X1: MLTIFYCFLFTPILFHRSGQASCLRTPLEIKKMFGNVKSRAKEKYDNNKKAGGGPAISLSPTEELVINHLLLNNKSQMTGLEGGVDFLIPSSTNQVSQLLPQSKHVTAANTNKETTCITVQEEFEGDNIIDR; the protein is encoded by the exons ATGCTTacaattttctattgttttttattcacACCAATCTTATTTCACAGATCTGGGCAAGCATCATGTCTACGTACACCACTAGAAATAAAGAAGATGTTTGGAAATGTCAAAAGCAGAG CAAAAGAAAAGTATGACAATAACAAAAAGGCTGGGGGTGGTCCAGCAATTAGCCTAAGCCCAACAGAAGAGCTTGTTATAAACCACTTACTGCTGAACAACAAGTCTCAAATGACTGGGCTGGAGGGTGGTGTAGACTTCCTTATAC CCTCTTCAACAAATCAAGTTTCACAGCTGCTTCCACAAAGTAAACATGTGACTGCTGCAAACACTAACAAGGAAACAACATGTATAACAGTTCAGGAAGAGTTTGAAGGTGATAACATAATTGACAGGTAA